The Altererythrobacter sp. ZODW24 genome window below encodes:
- a CDS encoding CoA-acylating methylmalonate-semialdehyde dehydrogenase has protein sequence MRQVDHFIVGGSGGPSARHHDIFDPNQGEVQAQVPLGDAALLEKAVTAAKAAQPAWAATNPQKRARVMFEFKRLVEANMEELAALLSSEHGKVIADARGDVQRGLDVIEFACGIPHALKGEYTQGAGPGIDVYSMRQPLGIGAGITPFNFPAMIPMWMFGVSIVVGNAFILKPSERDPSVPVRLAELMLEAGAPEGILQVVHGDKEMVDAILDHEDIAAVSFVGSSDIAHYVYKRGVAAGKRVQAMGGAKNHGIVMPDADVDQVVNDLSGAAFGSAGERCMALPVVVPVGEDTANRLRDKMIPAIEKMRVGISTDLEADYGPVVTAEHKARVEGWIGTAEKEGGEIVVDGRGFSLQGHEKGFFVGPTLIDHVTTDMESYKEEIFGPVLQIVRAKDFEEAVSLPSKHQYGNGVAIFTRNGHAAREFAARVEVGMVGINVPIPVPVAYHSFGGWKRSAFGDTNQHGMEGIKFWTKVKTITQRWPDGSADEGNAFVIPTMG, from the coding sequence ATGCGTCAGGTAGATCACTTCATCGTCGGTGGATCAGGCGGCCCATCAGCCCGCCATCACGACATTTTCGACCCAAATCAGGGCGAAGTGCAGGCGCAGGTCCCTCTGGGTGATGCCGCTTTGCTGGAAAAGGCAGTCACTGCTGCCAAGGCTGCGCAACCTGCATGGGCCGCGACCAATCCGCAGAAGCGCGCCCGCGTGATGTTTGAATTCAAGCGGCTTGTCGAAGCCAATATGGAAGAGCTCGCAGCGCTTCTTTCCAGCGAGCACGGAAAAGTAATCGCCGATGCGCGCGGCGATGTGCAGCGCGGGCTCGACGTGATCGAGTTTGCTTGTGGCATCCCGCATGCTCTGAAGGGCGAGTACACGCAAGGCGCAGGCCCCGGTATCGATGTCTATTCGATGCGCCAACCGCTCGGCATTGGCGCGGGCATTACGCCATTCAACTTCCCCGCCATGATCCCGATGTGGATGTTTGGTGTGAGCATCGTGGTGGGTAACGCCTTTATTCTCAAACCATCCGAGCGTGATCCTTCCGTGCCCGTTCGCCTCGCCGAATTGATGCTGGAAGCCGGCGCGCCCGAGGGCATTTTGCAGGTCGTCCACGGTGACAAGGAGATGGTCGACGCGATCCTCGACCATGAAGACATTGCTGCCGTCAGCTTCGTAGGCTCGTCCGACATCGCGCATTATGTTTACAAGCGCGGTGTCGCTGCCGGTAAGCGCGTTCAAGCCATGGGCGGCGCGAAGAACCACGGCATTGTAATGCCCGACGCTGACGTCGACCAAGTTGTGAACGATCTGTCCGGCGCAGCATTCGGCTCCGCTGGCGAACGCTGCATGGCGTTGCCAGTTGTTGTGCCGGTCGGCGAGGACACAGCAAACCGCCTACGCGACAAGATGATCCCCGCGATCGAGAAAATGCGCGTTGGCATCTCGACCGATCTGGAGGCCGATTACGGCCCCGTAGTGACCGCTGAACACAAGGCCCGCGTCGAAGGCTGGATTGGCACTGCGGAAAAAGAGGGCGGAGAGATCGTCGTCGATGGCCGCGGCTTCAGCCTGCAAGGTCATGAGAAAGGCTTCTTCGTCGGCCCCACGCTGATCGACCACGTCACCACTGACATGGAAAGCTACAAGGAAGAGATCTTCGGCCCCGTACTCCAGATCGTCCGCGCCAAGGACTTCGAGGAAGCCGTATCGCTACCCAGCAAGCACCAATATGGCAACGGCGTCGCGATCTTTACGCGCAATGGCCACGCGGCGCGCGAGTTTGCTGCCCGCGTCGAAGTCGGCATGGTCGGCATCAATGTGCCGATCCCCGTGCCGGTCGCCTATCACAGCTTCGGCGGGTGGAAACGCAGCGCATTTGGCGACACCAACCAGCACGGCATGGAAGGCATCAAGTTCTGGACGAAGGTGAAAACCATCACCCAGCGCTGGCCCGACGGCAGCGCCGATGAAGGAAACGCATTCGTCATTCCGACAATGGGGTGA
- the mmsB gene encoding 3-hydroxyisobutyrate dehydrogenase yields MKIAFIGLGNMGGGMAANLVQAGHTVRAFDLSEVALGQAKQAGCETFPTAKEAVQGAEAVVSMLPNGGIVKRVFSDDVIGHAPADAILLDCSTIDVATAREVTNTAATHGYEMVDAPVSGGIAAAQGGTLTFMVGGTESAFKRAEPILSAMGKAVIHAGDAGAGQAAKICNNMLLAIHMIGTAEAFTMAQKLGLDPQTFYDISSVSSGQNWSMTSYCPLPGVGPQSPADNGYEGGFAAALMLKDLKLAMEAAHTADAKTPLGAHARALYEDFSEENATKDFSAIINSL; encoded by the coding sequence ATGAAAATCGCCTTTATCGGTCTTGGCAATATGGGCGGCGGTATGGCCGCGAACCTTGTGCAGGCAGGCCATACCGTTCGCGCATTCGATCTGAGCGAAGTGGCGCTGGGCCAAGCCAAGCAAGCGGGCTGTGAGACCTTCCCCACCGCGAAAGAAGCAGTGCAAGGCGCCGAAGCGGTTGTCTCGATGCTACCCAATGGCGGGATCGTGAAGCGCGTATTTTCGGACGATGTGATCGGCCATGCGCCGGCCGATGCGATCCTGCTCGACTGCTCGACCATCGACGTCGCAACCGCGCGCGAGGTGACCAACACAGCGGCAACTCATGGCTATGAAATGGTCGACGCCCCGGTATCGGGCGGCATTGCGGCGGCGCAAGGCGGTACGCTGACGTTTATGGTCGGAGGCACGGAAAGTGCGTTCAAACGCGCCGAACCGATCCTGTCAGCGATGGGCAAGGCTGTGATCCACGCGGGCGATGCCGGCGCAGGGCAAGCAGCGAAAATCTGCAACAATATGCTGCTCGCGATCCATATGATCGGCACGGCAGAAGCCTTCACCATGGCGCAGAAGCTCGGCCTCGATCCACAAACATTTTACGACATCAGCTCGGTTAGCTCAGGCCAGAATTGGTCGATGACGAGCTATTGCCCCCTCCCCGGCGTCGGCCCGCAGAGTCCCGCTGATAATGGCTATGAGGGTGGTTTTGCTGCGGCGCTAATGCTCAAGGATTTGAAGCTGGCTATGGAAGCGGCACATACCGCCGATGCCAAAACGCCACTGGGCGCCCATGCCCGCGCGCTTTACGAAGATTTTTCCGAAGAGAATGCGACCAAGGACTTCTCCGCGATTATCAACTCGCTGTAA
- a CDS encoding enoyl-CoA hydratase/isomerase family protein, whose product MTDQVHIHTHDKVGHISLNRPKALHALTLDMCHAISAALTKWANDDAVEAVILDHAEGRGFCAGGDINLLRKSALEDGGKTGREFFHDEYQLNHQMMTYAKPIVAFMDGITMGGGVGIAMPAKFRVATENTRFAMPETGIGLFPDVGGGWHLSRLGGRLGQFLALTGARLDGAECLWAGIATHYLPSEMLEDAKARIIADPSRISGILSEPAGSPPEARIEQNADKIVKHFAADRLEDIIASLDAGESDWAVKERDTLGTKSPQTCKVALRQLAESAKLTDFADNMRMEYRIASRVLVRPDFAEGVRAVIVDKTHDPKWNPRLPEDVSDELLDAIFAPLPADEEWNPL is encoded by the coding sequence TTGACCGACCAAGTTCACATTCACACCCACGACAAGGTGGGTCATATCTCGCTGAACCGGCCCAAGGCGCTTCACGCGCTGACGCTAGACATGTGTCATGCGATCAGCGCCGCGCTGACCAAATGGGCAAATGACGACGCCGTTGAGGCAGTGATCCTCGACCATGCAGAGGGACGCGGGTTTTGTGCGGGCGGCGATATCAATCTGCTGCGCAAGTCGGCGCTGGAAGATGGCGGCAAGACCGGGCGCGAGTTCTTCCATGACGAGTATCAGCTCAACCATCAGATGATGACTTACGCGAAGCCCATTGTGGCGTTCATGGACGGCATCACCATGGGCGGCGGCGTAGGCATTGCGATGCCTGCCAAGTTCCGCGTTGCTACGGAAAACACGCGCTTTGCCATGCCTGAAACGGGCATTGGCCTGTTTCCAGACGTTGGCGGCGGTTGGCATTTGTCGCGGCTCGGCGGCAGGCTGGGCCAATTCCTCGCACTCACAGGCGCGCGGCTCGACGGGGCGGAATGTCTGTGGGCCGGGATCGCAACGCATTACTTGCCCAGCGAAATGCTGGAAGATGCGAAGGCGCGCATCATTGCCGACCCTAGCCGGATTTCAGGTATTTTGTCCGAACCAGCCGGCTCTCCGCCAGAAGCCCGGATCGAGCAGAATGCCGATAAGATCGTCAAACATTTCGCTGCAGATCGGCTGGAAGATATCATTGCTTCGCTCGACGCAGGGGAAAGCGATTGGGCGGTGAAGGAACGCGATACGTTGGGCACCAAGAGCCCGCAAACCTGTAAGGTTGCGCTGCGCCAACTCGCCGAAAGTGCCAAACTGACCGATTTTGCCGACAACATGCGGATGGAATACCGGATCGCCAGCCGCGTGCTGGTCCGTCCCGACTTTGCCGAGGGCGTGCGGGCGGTGATCGTCGACAAGACCCATGATCCCAAGTGGAACCCGAGACTACCCGAAGATGTCAGTGACGAATTGCTGGACGCGATCTTCGCGCCGCTGCCCGCAGATGAAGAATGGAATCCCCTATGA
- the dinB gene encoding DNA polymerase IV, with protein MDSTETEEADNVDTATEAEGGLRKIIHVDMDAFFASVEQRDDPSLRGKPVAVGGAGGRGVVAAASYEARKFGVKSAMPSVTAKRRCPDLIFVKHRFDAYREASNIIREIFKYHTPHVEPLSLDEAYLDVTDDLHGIGSATRIAELIRAKIREETQLTASAGVSYNKFLAKLASDQNKPDGICVIRPGEGAAFVQSLPVRRFHGVGPRGAEKMAKLGIETGADLAEKDIEWMRANFGSLADYLYRAARGIDLRPVRANRIRKSVGGERTFSEDISSGQALRETMDRIVDIVWERIEKSKSKGRTVTLKLKFNDFKNMSRSKSLPDYVADKEQFYAIGHELLADVVPLPLPIRLMGLTLSSLEQDDDQEAKRRDAKEGQLPLF; from the coding sequence ATGGATTCGACCGAAACAGAAGAAGCCGATAACGTCGATACGGCTACCGAGGCGGAAGGCGGCCTGCGCAAGATCATCCATGTCGATATGGACGCCTTCTTCGCCAGCGTGGAACAGCGCGACGATCCATCATTGCGCGGCAAACCGGTAGCTGTCGGCGGGGCAGGCGGACGCGGTGTGGTCGCAGCAGCGAGCTATGAAGCACGCAAGTTTGGCGTGAAATCCGCCATGCCTTCCGTCACTGCAAAACGGCGCTGTCCTGATCTCATTTTCGTGAAACACCGATTCGATGCCTACCGGGAAGCCTCGAATATCATTCGCGAGATCTTCAAATACCACACGCCGCATGTTGAGCCGCTTAGCCTCGACGAGGCGTATCTCGATGTGACCGACGATCTGCACGGGATCGGTTCTGCCACCCGTATTGCCGAGTTGATCCGTGCCAAAATCCGCGAGGAAACACAGCTTACCGCCAGTGCCGGGGTGAGTTACAACAAGTTCCTCGCCAAGCTCGCCAGCGACCAGAACAAGCCGGACGGCATTTGCGTGATACGGCCTGGCGAAGGTGCGGCATTCGTCCAGTCACTGCCGGTCCGGCGGTTCCACGGCGTGGGCCCGCGCGGCGCGGAAAAAATGGCGAAGCTAGGGATCGAAACGGGGGCCGATTTGGCTGAAAAGGACATCGAATGGATGCGGGCGAACTTCGGCAGTTTGGCAGATTATCTCTACCGTGCGGCGCGCGGCATTGATCTGCGGCCAGTGCGTGCCAACCGCATCCGTAAATCAGTTGGCGGAGAGCGGACATTTAGCGAAGACATATCTTCCGGACAGGCGCTGCGCGAAACGATGGACCGGATCGTCGATATTGTGTGGGAACGGATTGAGAAATCCAAGTCCAAGGGCCGAACTGTTACGCTGAAGCTCAAATTCAACGATTTCAAGAATATGTCGCGTTCAAAGTCGCTGCCCGACTATGTCGCCGACAAGGAGCAGTTCTACGCCATCGGGCATGAATTGCTGGCCGATGTTGTGCCTCTGCCGCTGCCGATCAGATTGATGGGCCTGACCCTTTCCTCGCTCGAGCAAGATGACGACCAGGAAGCAAAGCGCCGCGACGCAAAAGAAGGTCAGCTCCCGCTGTTTTAG
- a CDS encoding DNA starvation/stationary phase protection protein: protein MADTGDNSKTELVQELNGLLADHFALYTKAKNFHWHITGPRFRDLHLLFDEQAIEIRDQIDVIGERVRKNNMTTLTSIGSVAKHTQVKDQDSATLAPDDMVKELRDDNANMVARLKGMKELAEKAGDNATDGLLDDWTDMAEERVWFLSSFLK, encoded by the coding sequence ATGGCCGACACAGGCGACAATTCGAAAACCGAACTCGTTCAAGAACTCAATGGGTTGCTGGCCGATCACTTCGCTCTCTACACCAAAGCCAAGAACTTCCATTGGCACATAACCGGTCCGCGTTTCCGCGATCTGCACCTGCTGTTTGACGAGCAAGCAATCGAGATCCGCGACCAGATCGACGTTATTGGCGAACGCGTGCGCAAGAACAATATGACCACGCTCACCTCCATTGGATCGGTCGCGAAACATACGCAGGTAAAGGATCAGGACAGCGCTACGCTCGCGCCTGATGATATGGTCAAGGAGCTGCGCGACGATAATGCCAATATGGTGGCGCGCCTGAAGGGCATGAAGGAGCTGGCCGAAAAGGCCGGCGACAATGCCACCGACGGCTTGCTCGATGATTGGACCGACATGGCAGAGGAGCGCGTCTGGTTCCTCAGCTCCTTCCTGAAGTAA
- a CDS encoding enoyl-CoA hydratase-related protein, with protein sequence MSYETITTETKGAVTIVTLNRPKALNALNSQVLDELIDAFGKYEADDSQRCAILTGSGDKAFAAGADIKEMADKPAADFYLQDFFAKWTSHLVKAVRKPWIAAVNGFALGGGCELAMMADFIIASDAAKFGQPEIKLGVAPGMGGSQRLTRAVGKSKAMEMCLTGRMMGAEEAERANLVARVVPHDELMTETLKTATAIAGMPPMAAMVNKEMVNAAFETGLDQGVVTERRLFQILTVSEDKAEGMAAFIEKREGKWKGR encoded by the coding sequence ATGAGCTACGAAACGATCACCACCGAAACCAAGGGCGCTGTCACCATCGTCACGCTCAACCGGCCCAAGGCGCTGAATGCGCTCAATAGTCAGGTTCTGGACGAATTGATCGACGCGTTCGGCAAGTATGAGGCGGATGACAGCCAGCGCTGCGCGATCCTGACAGGATCGGGCGACAAGGCCTTTGCTGCGGGTGCCGACATCAAGGAAATGGCCGACAAGCCAGCCGCTGATTTCTACTTGCAGGACTTCTTCGCCAAATGGACCAGCCATCTGGTCAAGGCCGTCCGCAAGCCATGGATCGCTGCCGTGAACGGCTTTGCGCTCGGCGGCGGGTGTGAACTTGCGATGATGGCCGACTTTATCATCGCATCGGATGCCGCGAAATTCGGCCAGCCCGAGATCAAGCTGGGTGTTGCTCCCGGGATGGGCGGCAGCCAACGCCTGACGCGCGCCGTGGGCAAATCCAAGGCGATGGAAATGTGCCTGACAGGCCGGATGATGGGCGCAGAAGAAGCCGAGCGCGCGAACCTCGTTGCCCGCGTCGTGCCGCATGACGAACTGATGACTGAAACGCTCAAGACCGCGACCGCCATCGCCGGAATGCCGCCAATGGCCGCGATGGTGAACAAGGAAATGGTCAATGCCGCCTTCGAAACCGGCCTCGATCAAGGCGTAGTAACCGAACGCCGCCTGTTCCAAATCCTAACCGTCAGCGAAGACAAGGCGGAGGGCATGGCCGCGTTTATCGAAAAGCGTGAGGGCAAGTGGAAGGGGCGGTAA
- a CDS encoding 6-phosphogluconolactonase, protein MENLIVEEGADDAQIAAWLEERLLQALAAGDGPIAITMPGGSTPFPILEILVQRRLDWSRITVWPGDDRVVPEDHAASNTGKIRALLEPVGATVAALNVMEEIPHFTLAWLGMGADGHIASLFPNTDPQVNDPQPVRLLTPDPLPPEAPFDRITLTIPSLLNSDDLLFVIRGDDKRAVFDAAIKGEHDLPIARLLGAAGQPVTCFS, encoded by the coding sequence ATGGAAAATTTGATCGTTGAAGAGGGCGCGGATGATGCGCAAATCGCAGCTTGGCTGGAGGAGCGCTTGCTTCAAGCGCTTGCGGCTGGCGATGGACCAATTGCGATCACCATGCCCGGCGGATCTACGCCATTCCCGATCCTTGAAATATTGGTGCAGCGCCGGCTCGACTGGTCGCGCATTACTGTGTGGCCCGGTGATGACCGCGTCGTGCCCGAGGACCATGCAGCCAGCAATACGGGCAAGATCCGCGCATTGCTTGAGCCGGTGGGTGCGACGGTCGCCGCGCTCAATGTTATGGAAGAAATCCCGCATTTCACGCTCGCATGGCTGGGTATGGGGGCAGATGGCCACATCGCTTCGCTGTTTCCGAACACCGATCCGCAGGTGAATGACCCTCAGCCAGTGCGCTTGCTAACGCCTGACCCGCTCCCGCCCGAGGCACCGTTTGACCGCATCACCCTCACGATCCCGTCTTTGCTGAATAGCGATGATCTGCTGTTCGTGATTCGCGGGGATGATAAGCGGGCGGTGTTTGATGCAGCGATTAAGGGCGAACATGATCTGCCCATCGCGCGGTTGCTCGGTGCAGCGGGCCAGCCGGTCACCTGCTTCAGCTAA
- a CDS encoding DUF1214 domain-containing protein, with protein MAKRAITYLLSGLVGLAIGGVSAMAMAGLLPTDRRTGGDIELNGWFGDFTMGSADADAYFRARIARHGLLALANTETVYFTRSTDDAGKPLQEDCTYRISGGTLPARWWSVTLYNDENFLPDNTGQALSFDATRAGEGEWSAIIAKSKPEDGSNWISSKAAGDFDLTLRLYVPDDGVLTDPEGMIDAPSIEYLSCWEDKA; from the coding sequence TTGGCGAAACGTGCAATCACCTATTTGCTTTCGGGCTTAGTCGGCCTCGCGATCGGCGGTGTCTCGGCCATGGCGATGGCGGGCCTGCTGCCCACCGACCGGCGCACTGGCGGGGATATTGAGCTTAACGGCTGGTTCGGCGATTTCACCATGGGCTCAGCTGATGCCGATGCCTATTTCCGTGCGCGGATTGCGAGGCACGGATTGCTCGCGCTGGCCAATACCGAAACGGTTTATTTCACCCGCTCAACCGACGATGCCGGGAAGCCCTTACAGGAAGACTGCACATACCGGATTTCGGGCGGCACGCTGCCCGCGCGTTGGTGGTCGGTTACGCTCTACAATGATGAAAACTTCCTACCCGATAACACCGGTCAGGCGCTCAGTTTCGATGCCACGCGCGCTGGCGAAGGCGAATGGTCCGCGATCATTGCCAAGTCGAAGCCCGAGGATGGCTCCAACTGGATTTCCAGCAAGGCAGCGGGCGATTTCGACCTGACGCTCAGGCTTTATGTTCCTGATGACGGCGTCCTTACCGATCCCGAGGGGATGATCGACGCACCTTCGATCGAGTACCTTAGCTGCTGGGAGGACAAGGCATGA
- a CDS encoding polysaccharide deacetylase family protein gives MRGAFLALAVLLLAACVSAAAPVAESGKRIALTFDDIPRHPGAFFSEDERTERMITHLRETGVEQAAFFLNPGKIAERPGAEARIARYVAAGHVIANHTSTHPQLSDTDVAAYLANIDDAETWLKGREGYRAWFRFPFLDEGRSDKAKRDAIRAGLAERGLQNGYVTVDASDWFYEQAVTNAVRTGQEIDMDALRDLYVESHVQSAEFNDQLARKTLGRSPAHVMLLHETDLAALYLGDLIRALKAKGWTIISADEAFADPIAKLQPDVPSAQGTLIEALAWERGLPAPRWYARNNTALAQKEFDTRVLGKE, from the coding sequence GTGCGAGGGGCATTTCTTGCGCTGGCAGTGCTGCTTCTCGCTGCATGCGTCAGCGCGGCTGCGCCTGTAGCGGAGAGCGGCAAACGAATTGCCCTCACCTTCGATGATATTCCGCGTCATCCAGGCGCGTTCTTCTCGGAAGACGAGCGGACCGAACGGATGATTACGCACCTGCGAGAGACAGGTGTTGAGCAAGCCGCGTTCTTCCTCAACCCCGGCAAAATCGCCGAACGCCCCGGCGCGGAGGCTCGGATCGCACGCTATGTCGCGGCGGGGCATGTGATTGCCAATCATACGTCGACGCACCCTCAGCTGAGTGACACAGATGTTGCGGCCTATCTCGCCAATATCGACGACGCCGAAACTTGGCTGAAGGGCCGCGAAGGATACCGGGCGTGGTTCCGCTTCCCGTTCCTCGATGAAGGCCGCAGTGACAAGGCAAAGCGCGATGCCATCCGCGCAGGCTTGGCAGAACGCGGGTTGCAAAACGGTTATGTCACCGTCGACGCATCGGACTGGTTTTACGAACAGGCAGTGACAAACGCCGTCCGGACCGGCCAAGAAATCGACATGGACGCGCTGCGCGACCTTTATGTCGAGAGCCACGTCCAGTCGGCTGAGTTCAACGATCAACTCGCCCGCAAGACACTTGGCCGCTCACCCGCCCATGTGATGCTGCTGCACGAGACTGATCTCGCAGCGCTCTATCTGGGTGATCTGATCAGGGCGCTCAAGGCGAAGGGCTGGACCATCATCTCCGCCGACGAGGCATTTGCCGATCCGATTGCCAAGCTCCAGCCGGACGTGCCATCAGCGCAAGGCACCTTGATCGAGGCACTGGCATGGGAACGCGGCCTGCCCGCGCCGCGCTGGTATGCGCGCAACAATACGGCACTGGCGCAGAAGGAATTCGATACGCGGGTTCTGGGGAAGGAATAA
- a CDS encoding acyl-CoA dehydrogenase family protein: MTDQFQLTDDQLAIQEMAQRFTADNITPHAGDWDEQKHFPVDVIKRTAELGFGAIYVSEESGGIGLGRLEAALIMEAMAYGCPATSAFISIHNMSAWMIDRFGGDEIKNRYLPDLISMDKIASYCLTEPGSGSDAAALKTTAKLDGDHYIVNGTKQFISGSGVNDIYVTMVRTGEDGAKGISCLVVDKDTPGVSFGAPEKKLGWNASPTAQVIFEDARVPVANRVGAEGDGFRFAMMGLDGGRLNIGACSLGGAQRCLDEAVAYTKERQQFGKPVSDFQNTQFMLADMATDLEAARALLYLAAAKVTANSPDKSRFSAMAKRLATDSGSKIVNDALQLFGGYGYLKDYPIERFWRDLRVHSILEGTNQVMRMIVGRDLLRQ, translated from the coding sequence ATGACAGACCAGTTTCAACTTACCGACGACCAGCTTGCGATCCAGGAAATGGCGCAGCGGTTCACGGCCGATAATATCACTCCGCATGCGGGCGATTGGGACGAGCAGAAGCACTTTCCCGTTGATGTGATCAAGCGCACTGCCGAACTCGGCTTTGGCGCGATCTATGTGTCCGAGGAATCTGGAGGCATCGGCCTTGGCCGCTTGGAGGCTGCGCTGATTATGGAGGCGATGGCTTACGGCTGCCCCGCCACCAGCGCCTTTATCTCGATCCACAATATGTCGGCGTGGATGATCGACCGTTTCGGCGGAGACGAGATCAAGAACCGCTACCTTCCAGACCTCATCAGCATGGACAAAATCGCGTCCTATTGCTTGACCGAACCGGGCAGCGGATCGGACGCAGCGGCGCTCAAGACGACCGCAAAGCTGGATGGCGACCATTACATCGTCAACGGCACGAAGCAGTTCATTTCCGGCAGCGGCGTGAATGACATCTATGTCACCATGGTGCGTACGGGCGAAGACGGCGCGAAGGGGATTTCGTGCCTCGTGGTCGATAAGGACACGCCCGGCGTCAGCTTCGGCGCGCCTGAGAAGAAGCTCGGCTGGAACGCCAGCCCCACAGCGCAAGTCATCTTTGAAGACGCCCGCGTACCGGTCGCCAACCGCGTTGGCGCAGAGGGTGACGGTTTCCGCTTCGCCATGATGGGCCTCGACGGCGGACGGTTGAATATCGGTGCCTGCTCATTGGGCGGAGCGCAGCGCTGCTTGGACGAGGCGGTGGCCTACACCAAGGAACGCCAGCAATTCGGCAAGCCCGTGTCGGACTTCCAGAATACCCAATTTATGCTGGCCGACATGGCCACCGATTTGGAGGCAGCCCGCGCGCTACTCTACCTGGCCGCTGCCAAGGTTACTGCCAATTCGCCGGACAAATCACGCTTCTCTGCGATGGCCAAGCGCCTAGCGACCGACAGTGGCAGCAAGATCGTCAACGATGCGCTGCAGCTGTTCGGCGGCTACGGCTATCTCAAGGATTACCCCATCGAACGCTTTTGGCGTGACCTGCGGGTCCATTCCATCCTCGAAGGCACCAATCAGGTCATGCGCATGATCGTGGGCCGCGATTTGCTGCGCCAGTAA
- a CDS encoding DUF1254 domain-containing protein, whose translation MKRLLGPLALAVIAALAGHFLVLQQAPSFIMDRALVMLEQRGIPLHGFQLAERMTPETQSVVRPSPDLAYSACRFDFDEAPDGIKVRMAATPDYASLSFFDANTNNFLTLRGEGETRETILLPPGSAEPPEGSAVSPTTRGVILIRRLAPTQEAYDAVAAIAAGDACETI comes from the coding sequence ATGAAGCGCCTCCTCGGTCCTCTCGCTTTAGCAGTCATTGCCGCGCTCGCCGGTCACTTCCTTGTGCTCCAACAAGCGCCTTCCTTCATCATGGACCGCGCATTGGTGATGCTGGAACAGCGCGGCATTCCACTGCACGGCTTCCAGCTTGCGGAGCGTATGACGCCTGAGACACAGAGCGTAGTCCGCCCGTCGCCCGACCTTGCCTATTCCGCCTGCCGCTTCGATTTCGATGAAGCACCCGACGGGATCAAGGTTCGCATGGCCGCCACGCCGGACTATGCCTCGCTGTCGTTCTTCGACGCGAATACCAACAATTTCCTGACCTTGCGCGGCGAAGGTGAAACGCGTGAAACCATCCTTCTTCCTCCCGGTAGCGCGGAACCGCCTGAAGGATCGGCTGTTTCACCCACTACTCGCGGCGTCATCCTGATCCGGCGGCTTGCCCCGACACAGGAAGCATATGACGCCGTCGCAGCAATCGCGGCTGGTGACGCTTGCGAAACAATTTGA